A genomic window from Halogeometricum borinquense DSM 11551 includes:
- a CDS encoding putative ATP-dependent zinc protease has protein sequence MSGDGDSVRVGVLSLHNSKETKAILNAVDDLGHEGVWLRRENTAISIENGEVSVEPEVDIIANRLLLSNTEEPAELLGLASTFQRIRPMLNEPSAVLAAIHKFATAATLANWNIRVPDALLALSNDRLNKDRDRFGDVGVYKSAIGTHGGGTWKVDLTEAVNPKVGNRQAFLQDLIERDDTRHRDLRVYIVDGEIIGAMYRYAPDGDWRTNVALGGDVMNATDEMPEEARETALYAAEVMELDYVGVDLVEGEDGWFVLEVNPTAGFKGLYKATNRSPAPFIAKLAIEQAGGTVEQSRVEDLAATLDDSEPRSKPRVNPSPDGEIPLIGYIEEVVVSGTSGSTQAYAKSDTGATRTSIDTSLAAEIGAGPIKSMTRVKSGSMKSGKARPVVDLVIGIAGTQHTVTASVEDRSHMDYPLLLGRDILQHYRVDVRRRVDEGGKETDSEEEYLEE, from the coding sequence ATGTCTGGCGACGGAGATTCGGTTCGTGTGGGTGTGTTGTCGCTACACAACAGCAAGGAGACGAAGGCTATCTTGAACGCGGTAGACGACTTGGGTCACGAGGGCGTCTGGCTCCGCCGAGAGAACACGGCAATAAGTATCGAAAACGGAGAAGTGTCGGTCGAACCAGAAGTAGACATCATTGCGAATCGGTTACTGCTATCGAACACTGAGGAACCGGCCGAACTGTTGGGATTGGCGAGTACGTTCCAACGCATTCGACCGATGTTGAACGAACCGTCGGCGGTGCTGGCGGCGATTCACAAGTTCGCTACTGCGGCGACGCTTGCGAACTGGAACATTCGGGTTCCCGACGCACTCCTCGCACTCTCGAACGACCGACTGAATAAGGACCGCGACCGTTTCGGGGACGTCGGGGTCTACAAGTCGGCTATCGGGACTCACGGCGGTGGAACGTGGAAGGTTGATCTCACGGAGGCCGTCAATCCAAAGGTCGGTAACCGACAGGCGTTCCTACAGGATCTCATCGAACGAGACGACACCCGACACCGCGACCTGCGCGTCTACATCGTCGATGGCGAGATTATCGGGGCAATGTACCGCTACGCGCCGGACGGCGACTGGCGGACGAACGTCGCACTCGGGGGCGACGTGATGAACGCGACGGACGAGATGCCCGAAGAGGCCCGCGAGACGGCGCTGTACGCGGCGGAAGTGATGGAACTCGACTACGTCGGCGTGGACCTCGTAGAGGGCGAGGACGGCTGGTTCGTCCTCGAAGTCAATCCGACAGCCGGGTTCAAGGGTCTCTACAAGGCAACAAATCGGTCGCCTGCGCCGTTCATCGCCAAACTTGCTATCGAACAAGCGGGCGGGACGGTCGAACAATCCCGCGTCGAAGATCTCGCGGCGACGCTTGACGATTCCGAGCCGCGAAGCAAGCCCCGTGTGAATCCAAGTCCCGACGGTGAGATACCGCTCATCGGCTACATCGAGGAGGTCGTCGTTTCCGGGACGAGCGGTTCGACGCAGGCCTATGCCAAGTCCGACACCGGAGCGACACGGACGAGCATCGACACCTCGCTGGCAGCGGAAATCGGAGCCGGCCCGATCAAGAGCATGACGCGCGTGAAGTCGGGATCGATGAAGTCCGGCAAGGCCCGACCCGTCGTGGACCTCGTCATCGGTATCGCCGGAACGCAACACACCGTCACCGCAAGTGTCGAAG
- a CDS encoding succinylglutamate desuccinylase/aspartoacylase family protein: MGDDGAFTYNGGKVAPGETQNIRYGISETYLGDPVRIPVTIVNGERDGPTAFLSAAAHGDELNGIEVVREVAHEWDLSDLAGTLVCMPVLNVPGFLAQQRYLPIYDRDLNRSFPGREDSTSAKRMAARIFDNFIAPCDFGIDFHTSTRGRTNMIHVRANMEHDGSARLARAFGSHVIIAGEGSSGMLRTEATAVGVPTITVEMGEAHRFQRELIDEALAGVESVFAEYGLRDTTAVRWPGWRTVIDDDSEKTWIRADAGGIVDMHYDRGALVHEGDRICTITNPFKDDNVTIQAPFTGLLVGVLENPVVYPGNPLCHLVELEEPVRRVVEREQSPDGETVRA; this comes from the coding sequence ATGGGCGACGATGGGGCGTTCACGTACAACGGCGGGAAGGTTGCGCCGGGCGAGACGCAGAACATCCGTTACGGCATCAGTGAGACGTATCTCGGCGATCCGGTGCGTATCCCCGTCACCATCGTCAACGGCGAACGCGACGGGCCGACGGCGTTCCTCTCGGCCGCTGCACACGGTGACGAACTCAACGGCATCGAGGTAGTGCGTGAGGTAGCCCACGAGTGGGACCTCTCGGATCTCGCCGGGACGCTCGTCTGCATGCCCGTCCTGAACGTTCCCGGATTCTTGGCTCAACAGCGATATCTTCCGATTTATGACCGCGACCTGAATCGGTCGTTCCCCGGGCGCGAAGACTCAACGAGTGCAAAGCGGATGGCCGCTCGCATTTTCGATAACTTCATCGCCCCCTGCGATTTCGGCATCGATTTCCATACCTCCACGCGCGGGCGGACGAACATGATCCACGTCCGCGCAAACATGGAACACGACGGGAGCGCACGACTGGCGAGGGCGTTCGGATCGCACGTCATTATCGCCGGGGAGGGTTCCAGCGGGATGCTCCGCACCGAGGCGACAGCCGTCGGTGTGCCGACGATCACCGTCGAAATGGGTGAAGCACATCGGTTCCAACGCGAACTCATTGACGAAGCACTCGCGGGCGTCGAGAGCGTCTTCGCGGAGTACGGGTTACGCGACACCACCGCCGTCCGATGGCCCGGTTGGCGAACGGTCATCGACGACGACAGCGAGAAGACGTGGATTCGCGCCGACGCGGGCGGCATCGTGGATATGCACTACGACCGCGGCGCACTCGTCCACGAAGGCGACCGCATCTGCACCATCACCAACCCGTTCAAGGACGACAACGTGACGATTCAAGCGCCGTTTACCGGCCTCCTCGTTGGCGTCTTGGAGAACCCAGTCGTCTATCCGGGGAATCCGCTGTGCCACCTCGTCGAACTCGAAGAACCCGTCCGCCGCGTCGTCGAACGCGAGCAGTCACCCGACGGCGAGACCGTTCGGGCGTGA
- a CDS encoding succinate dehydrogenase hydrophobic membrane anchor subunit, whose product MAEHYSSFERGGRRWLWQRITAAFLVVVLAFHFFLLHFVHHAADVTFQMSAARMQQWTYYSLMVLFLITATFHGVNGVYNALVNQGIEGTRKTAVKWTLIAASILLIVQGIRTANEWAGIALLPF is encoded by the coding sequence ATGGCAGAACACTACTCCTCGTTCGAACGTGGCGGCCGCCGATGGCTCTGGCAGCGCATCACGGCCGCGTTCCTCGTGGTAGTGCTAGCGTTCCACTTCTTCCTGCTTCACTTCGTCCACCACGCGGCCGACGTGACGTTCCAGATGTCGGCGGCACGGATGCAGCAGTGGACGTACTACTCGCTGATGGTGCTGTTCCTCATCACCGCGACGTTCCACGGCGTCAACGGCGTCTACAACGCGCTGGTGAATCAGGGGATCGAAGGCACGCGCAAGACTGCCGTCAAGTGGACGCTGATCGCAGCGAGCATCCTCCTGATCGTGCAGGGAATCAGAACCGCAAACGAGTGGGCGGGAATCGCTCTCCTCCCCTTCTAA
- the sdhC gene encoding succinate dehydrogenase, cytochrome b556 subunit, whose translation MSQSYNRGLIEDFGRWKEFSAGMWAWIFHKFTGWVLVGYLFTHIAVLSTALTGQAEYTNTIQTLESLLVVRILEVGLLAVAVFHILNGLRLLLVDLGVGLHAQDKSFYASLALTGAIVVASVPTFVAGVF comes from the coding sequence ATGAGTCAGTCTTACAATCGAGGCCTCATAGAGGACTTCGGCCGCTGGAAGGAGTTCTCGGCAGGGATGTGGGCCTGGATTTTCCACAAGTTCACCGGCTGGGTGCTGGTGGGATACCTATTCACCCACATCGCCGTCCTTTCGACGGCGTTGACCGGGCAGGCGGAGTACACTAACACGATTCAGACGCTCGAAAGTCTGCTCGTGGTCCGAATTCTCGAAGTGGGCCTGCTCGCGGTGGCCGTTTTCCACATCCTCAACGGCCTCAGATTGCTCCTCGTCGATCTCGGCGTGGGGCTTCACGCACAGGACAAGAGTTTCTACGCGTCGCTGGCACTGACGGGTGCGATAGTCGTCGCCAGCGTCCCAACGTTCGTGGCGGGGGTGTTCTGA